In one Paramormyrops kingsleyae isolate MSU_618 chromosome 18, PKINGS_0.4, whole genome shotgun sequence genomic region, the following are encoded:
- the LOC111852894 gene encoding GRB10-interacting GYF protein 1-like isoform X2, which produces MTAETLNFGPEWLRALSSGGSVTSPPPSPAMPKYKLAEYRYGREEMLALYVKDNKVPEDMQDKEFAAILKDEPLQPLALVPLTEEEQRNFSMSVNSVAVLRLMGKGSGAAPAGVARGRGSTRGSRGRGRGETGFYQRGSEDGELGFGRSVREINRSQSWDDRGERRFEKPLRRDGVRAVFEEAGSAPRKDYTRSDSENWRTLREDQEDEEGECGGSWRQAGARRDDGGPRSAGWRELGGSGDGRRKKFDFDFREPLEGGRRRGSGDGPDEERDGLPEWCTDEEEGEMGTFDSSGAFLPIKSPKEPIPEEQDLEKEDGGGESEREKDVQRERKDSSEETTETKKAGAGNEEEGQPMTPASAFQPSADPVEPQTPHSPPTSASLKLNEASVPGTHAAQLSPIAASGSSSSSAATHLLPLGGDTEDEEGLKHLQQEAEKMVASLQDSSLDEESFTQTLQDRGNTAAALPLSHEAAMKWFYKDPQGEIQGPFTTQEMSEWFQAGYFSMGLLVKRGCDEGFQLLGDVIKMWGRVPFAPGPSPPPLLGNLDQERLKKQQELAAAALYQQLQQQQQQQQHQQQQQQLFHLINRCSEPAVMPLVSRSMSMPEAGSLWEMHTSASQQSGGEASLWDLTMNSTQGPTLDQLQKLQERRDAELRAKRDEEERKHREEKKRREEEEMFRRKQQCRQQQELILKLLQQSQQQGAPGWAGPGGMAAVLSKQLQQEAERQLHKQQRERHGPLGGQWGDTAGGLWAGTGLEGKSGGSGGMGLWEEAIKNQTGLRSLGLKNSRSSPPISEPYLMARRKRTEEEEKLLKLLQGMKPQDGFTTWCEQMLHALSASTSTSSSLDVATIVAYLKEVESPYEVHDCIRSFLGDTVEAKEFAKQFLERRAKQKANHQRQQQQLSKELAGLAINFPLQDSMRGVSSSALQSMFQSAHVGKGGLYDSQGAKMRKKQPVMLHSDPSILGYSFHGGDHLSLGEMEPVEEY; this is translated from the exons ATGACTGCTGAGACACTGAACTTTGGCCCAGAATG GCTCCGTGCGCTGTCCAGTGGGGGGAGTGTTACGTCCCCGCCCCCTTCGCCCGCCATGCCAAAGTACAAGTTGGCCGAGTACCGATACGGCCGGGAGGAGATGTTAGCACTTTATGTCAAGGACAACAAG GTTCCTGAAGACATGCAGGACAAAGAGTTTGCTGCTATTCTAAAGGATGAGCCTCTTCAGCCGTTGGCCTTGGTGCCCCTGACTGAGGAGGAGCAG AGGAACTTCTCCATGTCGGTGAACAGCGTGGCCGTGCTGAGGCTGATGGGAAAGGGGAGCGGGGCCGCACCAGCAGGTGTGGCCAGGGGGCGAGGGAGCACGCGAGGCAGCCGAG GCCGAGGGAGAGGGGAAACTGGGTTTTACCAAAGAGGTTCCGAGGATGGCGAACTGGGGTTCGGTCGTAGCGTGAGAGAAATCAACCGCAGCCAAAGCTGGGATGACAG GGGCGAGCGGCGCTTCGAGAAACCCTTGAGGAGGGATGGGGTCCGTGCCGTCTTCGAGGAAGCAGGTTCGGCGCCTAGGAAAGATTACACACGCTCCGACAGCGAGAACTGGCGCACACTGCGGGAGGACCAAGAAGATGAAGAGGGCGAGTGCGGGGGCAGCTGGAGGCAGGCTGGGGCTCGCAGAGATG ATGGGGGTCCTCGCTCGGCGGGCTGGCGTGAGCTCGGCGGCTCTGGGGACGGCCGGCGGAAGAAGTTTGACTTTGATTTCCGGGAGCCTTTGGAGGGGGGGCGCCGGCGAGGTAGTGGCGACGGGCCGGACGAGGAGAGAGACGGGCTTCCTGAATGGTGCACGGATGAGGAAGAAGGAGAAATGGGCACCTTTGATTCGTCAGGGGCCTTCCTGCCAATCAAG AGCCCTAaggagcccatcccagaggaGCAGGACCTGGAAAAAGAGGATGGGGGAGGAGAGAGTGAAAGAGAAAAAGATGTGCAGAGGGAGCGGAAGGACAGCAGCGAAGAGACGA CAGAAACGAAGAAGGCAGGTGCAGGGAATGAGGAGGAGGGACAGCCCATGACACCTGCTTCCGCCTTCCAGCCCTCTGCAGACCCCGTGGAACCACAGAcaccccacagcccccccacctcagccAGCTTGAAGCTGAACGAAG CGAGCGTGCCTGGTACCCATGCTGCCCAGCTGAGCCCTATTGCCGCCtctggctcctcctcctcttctgctGCTACACACCTCCTGCCACTAGGGGGTGATACTGAAGACGAGGAGGGCTTGAAGCACCTGCAGCAG GAAGCGGAGAAGATGGTGGCATCTTTGCAGGACAGCTCCCTGGATGAGGAGAGCTTCACGCAGACCTTGCAGGACAGAGGCAACACCGCAGCCGCCCTGCCGCTATCTCACGAGGCAGCCATGAAATGGTTCTACAAGGACCCACAGGGAGAGATCCAGG GACCATTCACCACACAGGAGATGTCGGAGTGGTTTCAGGCAGGCTACTTCAGCATGGGCCTGCTGGTGAAGCGTGGCTGCGACGAGGGCTTCCAGCTGCTCGGCGACGTCATCAAGATGTGGGGGCGTGTTCCTTTCGCCCCCGGGCCTTCCCCGCCCCCCCTGCTG GGCAACTTGGACCAGGAGCGGCTGAAGAAGCAGCAGGAGCTGGCTGCGGCAGCCCTGTACCAGCAGCTCcagcagcaacagcaacagcaacaacaccaacagcagcagcaacagctctTCCACCTCATTAACAG GTGCAGTGAGCCGGCTGTGATGCCTCTAGTCAGCAGGTCCATGTCTATGCCGGAGGCAGGATCTCTGTGGGAAATGCATACCTCAGCTTCACAGCAGTCCG GCGGTGAAGCCAGTTTATGGGACTTAACCATGAATTCAACTCAGGGTCCAACTCTCGACCAGCTGCAGAAG CTCCAGGAGCGACGCGATGCAGAGCTCAGGGCAAAGCGGGATGAGGAGGAACGGAAGCacagagaggagaagaagaggcgCGAGGAAGAGGAGATGTTCCGGAGGAAGCAG CAGTGCCGTCAGCAGCAGGAGCTGATCCTGAAACTGCTCCAGCAAAGCCAGCAGCAGGGCGCCCCGGGGTGGGCCGGCCCAGGGGGCATGGCGGCGGTCCTGTCCAAACAGCTGCAGCAGGAGGCCGAACGGCAGCTACACAAGCAGCAGAGGGAGCGG CACGGGCCactgggggggcagtggggtgaCACTGCCGGGGGCCTGTGGGCCGGGACGGGCCTGGAGGGCAAATCAGGGGGCAGCGGCGGGATGGGTCTCTGGGAAGAGGCCATCAAAAATCAGACAGGCCTGCGCAGCCTGGGCCTGAAGAACAGCCGCAGCAGCCCACCAATCAG cgAGCCTTATCTGATGGCCCGGCGAAAGCGCACAGAGGAGGAAGAGaagctgctgaagctgcttcAGGGCATGAAGCCGCAGGACGGCTTCACCACGTGGTGCGAGCAGATGCTGCACGCGCTCAGTGCCAGCACCAGCACCTCGTCCTCGCTCGACG TGGCCACCATTGTGGCGTACCTGAAGGAGGTGGAGTCTCCTTATGAAGTTCACGACTGCATCCGCTCCTTCCTGGGAGACACCGTGGAAGCCAAAGAGTTTGCCAAACAGTTCCTGGAGCGCCGTGCCAAACAGAAAGCCAACCACCAGAGGCAGCAACAGCAG CTTTCCAAGGAGTTGGCAGGACTGGCTATCAACTTCCCACTGCAG GACTCCATGCGGGGTGTCAGCTCTAGCGCCCTGCAGTCCATGTTCCAGTCAGCCCAcgtggggaagggggggctgTACGACAGCCAGGGAGCCAAGATGAGGAAGAAACAGCCCGTGATGTTGCACTCGGACCCCAGTATTTTAG gaTATTCGTTCCATGGCGGAGACCATCTAAGTTTGGGCGAGATGGAGCCAGTAGAAGAGTACTGA
- the LOC111852894 gene encoding GRB10-interacting GYF protein 1-like isoform X3, with product MTAETLNFGPEWLRALSSGGSVTSPPPSPAMPKYKLAEYRYGREEMLALYVKDNKVPEDMQDKEFAAILKDEPLQPLALVPLTEEEQRNFSMSVNSVAVLRLMGKGSGAAPAGVARGRGSTRGSRGRGRGETGFYQRGSEDGELGFGRSVREINRSQSWDDRGERRFEKPLRRDGVRAVFEEAGSAPRKDYTRSDSENWRTLREDQEDEEGECGGSWRQAGARRDGAQLWEMGVSARRPVASRMLICIIVFGFADGGPRSAGWRELGGSGDGRRKKFDFDFREPLEGGRRRGSGDGPDEERDGLPEWCTDEEEGEMGTFDSSGAFLPIKSPKEPIPEEQDLEKEDGGGESEREKDVQRERKDSSEETTETKKAGAGNEEEGQPMTPASAFQPSADPVEPQTPHSPPTSASLKLNEASVPGTHAAQLSPIAASGSSSSSAATHLLPLGGDTEDEEGLKHLQQEAEKMVASLQDSSLDEESFTQTLQDRGNTAAALPLSHEAAMKWFYKDPQGEIQGPFTTQEMSEWFQAGYFSMGLLVKRGCDEGFQLLGDVIKMWGRVPFAPGPSPPPLLGNLDQERLKKQQELAAAALYQQLQQQQQQQQHQQQQQQLFHLINRCSEPAVMPLVSRSMSMPEAGSLWEMHTSASQQSGGEASLWDLTMNSTQGPTLDQLQKLQERRDAELRAKRDEEERKHREEKKRREEEEMFRRKQCRQQQELILKLLQQSQQQGAPGWAGPGGMAAVLSKQLQQEAERQLHKQQRERHGPLGGQWGDTAGGLWAGTGLEGKSGGSGGMGLWEEAIKNQTGLRSLGLKNSRSSPPISEPYLMARRKRTEEEEKLLKLLQGMKPQDGFTTWCEQMLHALSASTSTSSSLDVATIVAYLKEVESPYEVHDCIRSFLGDTVEAKEFAKQFLERRAKQKANHQRQQQQLSKELAGLAINFPLQDSMRGVSSSALQSMFQSAHVGKGGLYDSQGAKMRKKQPVMLHSDPSILGYSFHGGDHLSLGEMEPVEEY from the exons ATGACTGCTGAGACACTGAACTTTGGCCCAGAATG GCTCCGTGCGCTGTCCAGTGGGGGGAGTGTTACGTCCCCGCCCCCTTCGCCCGCCATGCCAAAGTACAAGTTGGCCGAGTACCGATACGGCCGGGAGGAGATGTTAGCACTTTATGTCAAGGACAACAAG GTTCCTGAAGACATGCAGGACAAAGAGTTTGCTGCTATTCTAAAGGATGAGCCTCTTCAGCCGTTGGCCTTGGTGCCCCTGACTGAGGAGGAGCAG AGGAACTTCTCCATGTCGGTGAACAGCGTGGCCGTGCTGAGGCTGATGGGAAAGGGGAGCGGGGCCGCACCAGCAGGTGTGGCCAGGGGGCGAGGGAGCACGCGAGGCAGCCGAG GCCGAGGGAGAGGGGAAACTGGGTTTTACCAAAGAGGTTCCGAGGATGGCGAACTGGGGTTCGGTCGTAGCGTGAGAGAAATCAACCGCAGCCAAAGCTGGGATGACAG GGGCGAGCGGCGCTTCGAGAAACCCTTGAGGAGGGATGGGGTCCGTGCCGTCTTCGAGGAAGCAGGTTCGGCGCCTAGGAAAGATTACACACGCTCCGACAGCGAGAACTGGCGCACACTGCGGGAGGACCAAGAAGATGAAGAGGGCGAGTGCGGGGGCAGCTGGAGGCAGGCTGGGGCTCGCAGAGATGGTGCGCAGCTTTGGGAGATGGGGGTTTCTGCTCGGCGGCCTGTAGCCAGTCGCATGCTAATATGCATCATTGTGTTTGGTTTCGCAGATGGGGGTCCTCGCTCGGCGGGCTGGCGTGAGCTCGGCGGCTCTGGGGACGGCCGGCGGAAGAAGTTTGACTTTGATTTCCGGGAGCCTTTGGAGGGGGGGCGCCGGCGAGGTAGTGGCGACGGGCCGGACGAGGAGAGAGACGGGCTTCCTGAATGGTGCACGGATGAGGAAGAAGGAGAAATGGGCACCTTTGATTCGTCAGGGGCCTTCCTGCCAATCAAG AGCCCTAaggagcccatcccagaggaGCAGGACCTGGAAAAAGAGGATGGGGGAGGAGAGAGTGAAAGAGAAAAAGATGTGCAGAGGGAGCGGAAGGACAGCAGCGAAGAGACGA CAGAAACGAAGAAGGCAGGTGCAGGGAATGAGGAGGAGGGACAGCCCATGACACCTGCTTCCGCCTTCCAGCCCTCTGCAGACCCCGTGGAACCACAGAcaccccacagcccccccacctcagccAGCTTGAAGCTGAACGAAG CGAGCGTGCCTGGTACCCATGCTGCCCAGCTGAGCCCTATTGCCGCCtctggctcctcctcctcttctgctGCTACACACCTCCTGCCACTAGGGGGTGATACTGAAGACGAGGAGGGCTTGAAGCACCTGCAGCAG GAAGCGGAGAAGATGGTGGCATCTTTGCAGGACAGCTCCCTGGATGAGGAGAGCTTCACGCAGACCTTGCAGGACAGAGGCAACACCGCAGCCGCCCTGCCGCTATCTCACGAGGCAGCCATGAAATGGTTCTACAAGGACCCACAGGGAGAGATCCAGG GACCATTCACCACACAGGAGATGTCGGAGTGGTTTCAGGCAGGCTACTTCAGCATGGGCCTGCTGGTGAAGCGTGGCTGCGACGAGGGCTTCCAGCTGCTCGGCGACGTCATCAAGATGTGGGGGCGTGTTCCTTTCGCCCCCGGGCCTTCCCCGCCCCCCCTGCTG GGCAACTTGGACCAGGAGCGGCTGAAGAAGCAGCAGGAGCTGGCTGCGGCAGCCCTGTACCAGCAGCTCcagcagcaacagcaacagcaacaacaccaacagcagcagcaacagctctTCCACCTCATTAACAG GTGCAGTGAGCCGGCTGTGATGCCTCTAGTCAGCAGGTCCATGTCTATGCCGGAGGCAGGATCTCTGTGGGAAATGCATACCTCAGCTTCACAGCAGTCCG GCGGTGAAGCCAGTTTATGGGACTTAACCATGAATTCAACTCAGGGTCCAACTCTCGACCAGCTGCAGAAG CTCCAGGAGCGACGCGATGCAGAGCTCAGGGCAAAGCGGGATGAGGAGGAACGGAAGCacagagaggagaagaagaggcgCGAGGAAGAGGAGATGTTCCGGAGGAAGCAG TGCCGTCAGCAGCAGGAGCTGATCCTGAAACTGCTCCAGCAAAGCCAGCAGCAGGGCGCCCCGGGGTGGGCCGGCCCAGGGGGCATGGCGGCGGTCCTGTCCAAACAGCTGCAGCAGGAGGCCGAACGGCAGCTACACAAGCAGCAGAGGGAGCGG CACGGGCCactgggggggcagtggggtgaCACTGCCGGGGGCCTGTGGGCCGGGACGGGCCTGGAGGGCAAATCAGGGGGCAGCGGCGGGATGGGTCTCTGGGAAGAGGCCATCAAAAATCAGACAGGCCTGCGCAGCCTGGGCCTGAAGAACAGCCGCAGCAGCCCACCAATCAG cgAGCCTTATCTGATGGCCCGGCGAAAGCGCACAGAGGAGGAAGAGaagctgctgaagctgcttcAGGGCATGAAGCCGCAGGACGGCTTCACCACGTGGTGCGAGCAGATGCTGCACGCGCTCAGTGCCAGCACCAGCACCTCGTCCTCGCTCGACG TGGCCACCATTGTGGCGTACCTGAAGGAGGTGGAGTCTCCTTATGAAGTTCACGACTGCATCCGCTCCTTCCTGGGAGACACCGTGGAAGCCAAAGAGTTTGCCAAACAGTTCCTGGAGCGCCGTGCCAAACAGAAAGCCAACCACCAGAGGCAGCAACAGCAG CTTTCCAAGGAGTTGGCAGGACTGGCTATCAACTTCCCACTGCAG GACTCCATGCGGGGTGTCAGCTCTAGCGCCCTGCAGTCCATGTTCCAGTCAGCCCAcgtggggaagggggggctgTACGACAGCCAGGGAGCCAAGATGAGGAAGAAACAGCCCGTGATGTTGCACTCGGACCCCAGTATTTTAG gaTATTCGTTCCATGGCGGAGACCATCTAAGTTTGGGCGAGATGGAGCCAGTAGAAGAGTACTGA
- the pop7 gene encoding ribonuclease P protein subunit p20 isoform X2: MSETSDKVSQPQAGTAAADMDPVEFTLRKRLPRKLPRRRNDVYVNMKTDFRAQLARCQKLLDAAGSGHREIYIHGLGLAISRAINIALQLQACSQGALQLAANTSTVELVDDLEPDDPDEGEVLTRTRNNSAIHIKVFYPDPK; encoded by the coding sequence ATGTCAGAGACCAGTGACAAAGTGTCCCAGCCTCAGGCAGGCACAGCTGCAGCTGATATGGACCCTGTGGAGTTCACCTTGCGCAAGCGGCTGCCCCGGAAGCTCCCACGCCGCCGCAATGATGTCTATGTCAACATGAAGACTGATTTCCGTGCACAGCTAGCCCGCTGCCAGAAGCTGCTTGATGCAGCCGGATCAGGCCACAGGGAGATATATATCCACGGCCTGGGCTTGGCTATCAGCCGTGCCATCAACATTGCCTTGCAGCTCCAAGCCTGCAGCCAGGGGGCACTGCAGCTGGCTGCAAACACCTCCACTGTGGAACTGGTGGATGACCTTGAGCCAGATGACCCAGATGAGGGAGAAGTCCTGACCCGCACCCGCAACAATTCTGCCATCCACATTAAAGTGTTTTATCCGGACCCAAAGTGA
- the pop7 gene encoding ribonuclease P protein subunit p20 isoform X1, which produces MRCHTEIFRFMRTAGGTLVLELNATGQMSETSDKVSQPQAGTAAADMDPVEFTLRKRLPRKLPRRRNDVYVNMKTDFRAQLARCQKLLDAAGSGHREIYIHGLGLAISRAINIALQLQACSQGALQLAANTSTVELVDDLEPDDPDEGEVLTRTRNNSAIHIKVFYPDPK; this is translated from the exons ATGCGCTGTCACACCGAAATCTTCCGTTTTATGCGAACCGCAGGAGGTACACTGGTGCTGGAGTTGAACGCAACCGG GCAGATGTCAGAGACCAGTGACAAAGTGTCCCAGCCTCAGGCAGGCACAGCTGCAGCTGATATGGACCCTGTGGAGTTCACCTTGCGCAAGCGGCTGCCCCGGAAGCTCCCACGCCGCCGCAATGATGTCTATGTCAACATGAAGACTGATTTCCGTGCACAGCTAGCCCGCTGCCAGAAGCTGCTTGATGCAGCCGGATCAGGCCACAGGGAGATATATATCCACGGCCTGGGCTTGGCTATCAGCCGTGCCATCAACATTGCCTTGCAGCTCCAAGCCTGCAGCCAGGGGGCACTGCAGCTGGCTGCAAACACCTCCACTGTGGAACTGGTGGATGACCTTGAGCCAGATGACCCAGATGAGGGAGAAGTCCTGACCCGCACCCGCAACAATTCTGCCATCCACATTAAAGTGTTTTATCCGGACCCAAAGTGA
- the LOC111852894 gene encoding GRB10-interacting GYF protein 1-like isoform X1, protein MTAETLNFGPEWLRALSSGGSVTSPPPSPAMPKYKLAEYRYGREEMLALYVKDNKVPEDMQDKEFAAILKDEPLQPLALVPLTEEEQRNFSMSVNSVAVLRLMGKGSGAAPAGVARGRGSTRGSRGRGRGETGFYQRGSEDGELGFGRSVREINRSQSWDDRGERRFEKPLRRDGVRAVFEEAGSAPRKDYTRSDSENWRTLREDQEDEEGECGGSWRQAGARRDGAQLWEMGVSARRPVASRMLICIIVFGFADGGPRSAGWRELGGSGDGRRKKFDFDFREPLEGGRRRGSGDGPDEERDGLPEWCTDEEEGEMGTFDSSGAFLPIKSPKEPIPEEQDLEKEDGGGESEREKDVQRERKDSSEETTETKKAGAGNEEEGQPMTPASAFQPSADPVEPQTPHSPPTSASLKLNEASVPGTHAAQLSPIAASGSSSSSAATHLLPLGGDTEDEEGLKHLQQEAEKMVASLQDSSLDEESFTQTLQDRGNTAAALPLSHEAAMKWFYKDPQGEIQGPFTTQEMSEWFQAGYFSMGLLVKRGCDEGFQLLGDVIKMWGRVPFAPGPSPPPLLGNLDQERLKKQQELAAAALYQQLQQQQQQQQHQQQQQQLFHLINRCSEPAVMPLVSRSMSMPEAGSLWEMHTSASQQSGGEASLWDLTMNSTQGPTLDQLQKLQERRDAELRAKRDEEERKHREEKKRREEEEMFRRKQQCRQQQELILKLLQQSQQQGAPGWAGPGGMAAVLSKQLQQEAERQLHKQQRERHGPLGGQWGDTAGGLWAGTGLEGKSGGSGGMGLWEEAIKNQTGLRSLGLKNSRSSPPISEPYLMARRKRTEEEEKLLKLLQGMKPQDGFTTWCEQMLHALSASTSTSSSLDVATIVAYLKEVESPYEVHDCIRSFLGDTVEAKEFAKQFLERRAKQKANHQRQQQQLSKELAGLAINFPLQDSMRGVSSSALQSMFQSAHVGKGGLYDSQGAKMRKKQPVMLHSDPSILGYSFHGGDHLSLGEMEPVEEY, encoded by the exons ATGACTGCTGAGACACTGAACTTTGGCCCAGAATG GCTCCGTGCGCTGTCCAGTGGGGGGAGTGTTACGTCCCCGCCCCCTTCGCCCGCCATGCCAAAGTACAAGTTGGCCGAGTACCGATACGGCCGGGAGGAGATGTTAGCACTTTATGTCAAGGACAACAAG GTTCCTGAAGACATGCAGGACAAAGAGTTTGCTGCTATTCTAAAGGATGAGCCTCTTCAGCCGTTGGCCTTGGTGCCCCTGACTGAGGAGGAGCAG AGGAACTTCTCCATGTCGGTGAACAGCGTGGCCGTGCTGAGGCTGATGGGAAAGGGGAGCGGGGCCGCACCAGCAGGTGTGGCCAGGGGGCGAGGGAGCACGCGAGGCAGCCGAG GCCGAGGGAGAGGGGAAACTGGGTTTTACCAAAGAGGTTCCGAGGATGGCGAACTGGGGTTCGGTCGTAGCGTGAGAGAAATCAACCGCAGCCAAAGCTGGGATGACAG GGGCGAGCGGCGCTTCGAGAAACCCTTGAGGAGGGATGGGGTCCGTGCCGTCTTCGAGGAAGCAGGTTCGGCGCCTAGGAAAGATTACACACGCTCCGACAGCGAGAACTGGCGCACACTGCGGGAGGACCAAGAAGATGAAGAGGGCGAGTGCGGGGGCAGCTGGAGGCAGGCTGGGGCTCGCAGAGATGGTGCGCAGCTTTGGGAGATGGGGGTTTCTGCTCGGCGGCCTGTAGCCAGTCGCATGCTAATATGCATCATTGTGTTTGGTTTCGCAGATGGGGGTCCTCGCTCGGCGGGCTGGCGTGAGCTCGGCGGCTCTGGGGACGGCCGGCGGAAGAAGTTTGACTTTGATTTCCGGGAGCCTTTGGAGGGGGGGCGCCGGCGAGGTAGTGGCGACGGGCCGGACGAGGAGAGAGACGGGCTTCCTGAATGGTGCACGGATGAGGAAGAAGGAGAAATGGGCACCTTTGATTCGTCAGGGGCCTTCCTGCCAATCAAG AGCCCTAaggagcccatcccagaggaGCAGGACCTGGAAAAAGAGGATGGGGGAGGAGAGAGTGAAAGAGAAAAAGATGTGCAGAGGGAGCGGAAGGACAGCAGCGAAGAGACGA CAGAAACGAAGAAGGCAGGTGCAGGGAATGAGGAGGAGGGACAGCCCATGACACCTGCTTCCGCCTTCCAGCCCTCTGCAGACCCCGTGGAACCACAGAcaccccacagcccccccacctcagccAGCTTGAAGCTGAACGAAG CGAGCGTGCCTGGTACCCATGCTGCCCAGCTGAGCCCTATTGCCGCCtctggctcctcctcctcttctgctGCTACACACCTCCTGCCACTAGGGGGTGATACTGAAGACGAGGAGGGCTTGAAGCACCTGCAGCAG GAAGCGGAGAAGATGGTGGCATCTTTGCAGGACAGCTCCCTGGATGAGGAGAGCTTCACGCAGACCTTGCAGGACAGAGGCAACACCGCAGCCGCCCTGCCGCTATCTCACGAGGCAGCCATGAAATGGTTCTACAAGGACCCACAGGGAGAGATCCAGG GACCATTCACCACACAGGAGATGTCGGAGTGGTTTCAGGCAGGCTACTTCAGCATGGGCCTGCTGGTGAAGCGTGGCTGCGACGAGGGCTTCCAGCTGCTCGGCGACGTCATCAAGATGTGGGGGCGTGTTCCTTTCGCCCCCGGGCCTTCCCCGCCCCCCCTGCTG GGCAACTTGGACCAGGAGCGGCTGAAGAAGCAGCAGGAGCTGGCTGCGGCAGCCCTGTACCAGCAGCTCcagcagcaacagcaacagcaacaacaccaacagcagcagcaacagctctTCCACCTCATTAACAG GTGCAGTGAGCCGGCTGTGATGCCTCTAGTCAGCAGGTCCATGTCTATGCCGGAGGCAGGATCTCTGTGGGAAATGCATACCTCAGCTTCACAGCAGTCCG GCGGTGAAGCCAGTTTATGGGACTTAACCATGAATTCAACTCAGGGTCCAACTCTCGACCAGCTGCAGAAG CTCCAGGAGCGACGCGATGCAGAGCTCAGGGCAAAGCGGGATGAGGAGGAACGGAAGCacagagaggagaagaagaggcgCGAGGAAGAGGAGATGTTCCGGAGGAAGCAG CAGTGCCGTCAGCAGCAGGAGCTGATCCTGAAACTGCTCCAGCAAAGCCAGCAGCAGGGCGCCCCGGGGTGGGCCGGCCCAGGGGGCATGGCGGCGGTCCTGTCCAAACAGCTGCAGCAGGAGGCCGAACGGCAGCTACACAAGCAGCAGAGGGAGCGG CACGGGCCactgggggggcagtggggtgaCACTGCCGGGGGCCTGTGGGCCGGGACGGGCCTGGAGGGCAAATCAGGGGGCAGCGGCGGGATGGGTCTCTGGGAAGAGGCCATCAAAAATCAGACAGGCCTGCGCAGCCTGGGCCTGAAGAACAGCCGCAGCAGCCCACCAATCAG cgAGCCTTATCTGATGGCCCGGCGAAAGCGCACAGAGGAGGAAGAGaagctgctgaagctgcttcAGGGCATGAAGCCGCAGGACGGCTTCACCACGTGGTGCGAGCAGATGCTGCACGCGCTCAGTGCCAGCACCAGCACCTCGTCCTCGCTCGACG TGGCCACCATTGTGGCGTACCTGAAGGAGGTGGAGTCTCCTTATGAAGTTCACGACTGCATCCGCTCCTTCCTGGGAGACACCGTGGAAGCCAAAGAGTTTGCCAAACAGTTCCTGGAGCGCCGTGCCAAACAGAAAGCCAACCACCAGAGGCAGCAACAGCAG CTTTCCAAGGAGTTGGCAGGACTGGCTATCAACTTCCCACTGCAG GACTCCATGCGGGGTGTCAGCTCTAGCGCCCTGCAGTCCATGTTCCAGTCAGCCCAcgtggggaagggggggctgTACGACAGCCAGGGAGCCAAGATGAGGAAGAAACAGCCCGTGATGTTGCACTCGGACCCCAGTATTTTAG gaTATTCGTTCCATGGCGGAGACCATCTAAGTTTGGGCGAGATGGAGCCAGTAGAAGAGTACTGA